The Alphaproteobacteria bacterium genomic sequence ATGAAATCTCCGTGGTTACTCGGCGGCGCTCCGCCGCTCAGCCTCTGTCCTCGCCTTTTCGGCCTCGATCTCGGCAGCCCGCTTTTCGACGAGCTCGACGAGATGATCGACGATCTCGTCATCGGAGCCGTGAAGTACGTGATGCTTCTCGCCGTTGATATAGACCTGATGCGAGGTCTTGCCCCCGCCGGTGAGGCCGATCATGGTCTCCCGCGCTTCGCCCGGCCCGTTCACCACGCAACCGATGACCGAGAGCGTCAGGGGTGTCGTGATGTGCGCTAGCCGTTTCTCGAGCTTGTCCACGGTCGGGATCACGTTGAAGTTTTGCCGCGCGCAGGATGGGCATGAGACAAGATTGACGCCGCGGGAGCGCAAGCCGAGGGATTTGAGAATGTCGAAGCCAACCTTCACCTCCTCGACCGGATCGGCGGAGAGGGAGACGCGGATCGTATCGCCGATTCCAGCCCACAGGAGAGAGCCGATGCCAATCGAGGATTTGATCGTGCCGGTGCGCAATGCGCCAGCTTCGGTGATGCCCAAGTGCAGCGGATAGTCGCATGCCTCGGCGAGGCCGTGGTAGGCAGCCACCGCGAGGAACACGTCGGACGCCTTCACGCTGATCTTGAATTCGCGAAAATCCTCGTCCTCCAACATCTTCGCATGATTGAGCGCACTTTCGATGAGCGCTTCGGGACATGGCTCGCCGTAGCGCTCGAGCAATTCTCGTTCGAGACTGCCGGCGTTCACGCCGATCCGCATGGAGCATCCGTGATCGCGTGCGGCTTTGACCACCTCCCGCACACGCGCCTGGCCGCCGATGTTGCCCGGATTGACCCGCAGACAAGCGGCCCCCGCCTCGGCCGCCTCAATCGCGCGTTTGTAGTGAAAATGAATGTCGGCCACGATCGGCACCTTCACCGCGCGGACGATCTCCTTGAGGGCTGCAGTGGACGCCTCGTCCGGGCACGATACGCGCACGATATCCGCACCCGCCGCCTCCGCCTGGCGGATTTGCTCGACCGTCGCCGCGGCGTCAGCCGTCAGCGTGTTCGTCATGGTCTGCACCGCTATCGGCGCATCTGCGCCGACGGGGACCTTGCCGACGTGGATCTGGCGGCTTTTGCGCCGATGGATATCGCGATAAGGCCGAACGCTCATAAGGTATTCCTTGGGATTGTGCAACAACCTGCGGGTTTATAACGCATATCCGGACAGCGGACTAGGGCGAGGGCCAAGGCGTCGGGATGGAAATTCAAGCCCTTATATGGGCGGCCCCGGTGGCGATTGGCAAGTCCCCGCCGAAAATCGGCGGTTACTGGCTGCCCGCCGTACCGGTCGCGATTTTGTCGGGATCGAGCGCGATGTTGCGCCGAACCGCACCTTCCGGACCAAGGGAAGGGGCAGATCTGCCGTCAACCCATACCTCGAGTGCACCGG encodes the following:
- the ispG gene encoding flavodoxin-dependent (E)-4-hydroxy-3-methylbut-2-enyl-diphosphate synthase, translating into MSVRPYRDIHRRKSRQIHVGKVPVGADAPIAVQTMTNTLTADAAATVEQIRQAEAAGADIVRVSCPDEASTAALKEIVRAVKVPIVADIHFHYKRAIEAAEAGAACLRVNPGNIGGQARVREVVKAARDHGCSMRIGVNAGSLERELLERYGEPCPEALIESALNHAKMLEDEDFREFKISVKASDVFLAVAAYHGLAEACDYPLHLGITEAGALRTGTIKSSIGIGSLLWAGIGDTIRVSLSADPVEEVKVGFDILKSLGLRSRGVNLVSCPSCARQNFNVIPTVDKLEKRLAHITTPLTLSVIGCVVNGPGEARETMIGLTGGGKTSHQVYINGEKHHVLHGSDDEIVDHLVELVEKRAAEIEAEKARTEAERRSAAE